In Clostridium ljungdahlii DSM 13528, the genomic window ACTTTATAATAAAACAATCTCACTTTAAAGGAATTATATTTGCACTATCTTATATATTTTTATCATTTACACTTATAGTTTACACATTTTCAAAGTCGCATAGATTTTGCAATATTAAATACTTTAGTAAGTTTTCTAACTACTCAAATAAAGAAAAAGGCTTTACTACTGTAGTGCTTTTAGGCTTTTTAACAGGTATAAATGTATGTCCTCCATTCATTTTAGCTTTTTCAGATGCTGCTTTCTTTACTAATATCCTCAGCAGTATTTTATACTTTGCTGCCTTTTTCGTAGGCACTGCTGTTTATTTTATACCCATTCCATTTATAGGTGTTTTAAAAGGTAAGCAAATTAAATTAATAGGTCAAATGTGCTCTTTAATAATTGGAGTGTTTTACATGTATTCAGGAATAATGATGCTTTTTAAGGAGATGATGTTAAATTGAATAATTTAGAAACTAAAAAAATAGCAGAAACAAGTACAGGCAAAAAGTTTGCAAAATCAGTAGCTGCTTGTATACCAATATTACTGTTAAGTATTGTTTTGTTAAGCGGCGGCAGTTCCCTTCCAAAGGAACCTTTAATGAGAATTTCTTTTTCCATAGGCTATGTTTTTATAAATATAATATTTTTTCTTATGGTGTACACAAAGAAAACTTATAAATATAGGAGGATATTTTTTGTAATATATGCCTTACTTTTTGCAGTCAGTTTTATGACTAATTTAATAGAACTTAGAGGAAGTATTTTCTATAATGAATCCACTTTTATTAATGGAGAAACTCCATTTTGCCATATGGTAATTCCAATGATTATAATACCTGCTGCTTTAACCAAAACCATAATTTTCCCCGGCTCACTTTTAACTGGATTTGCTAGCATTGCAAGTATGATAGTAATTTGGCTTGGCGCTAGTATAGCCTTTGGACGAGGCTTTTGCAGTTGGGCTTGTTTTTATGGAGGATTTGATGAAGGATGTTCTTTATTATGTAAAAAGCCAAAATTGAAAATAAATAGGAAGTGGACTTATTTATCCTTTGCTATTTTAATATCTATTGTTTTATTGTCTGCTGCTACTCTTGCTCCTGTTTACTGTGATTGGCTTTGTCCCTTTAAAGCAGTTACGGAAGCAGAACAAATAACTTCCACAATAGTATTAATTAAAACTATTGTTTTTTACTCCTTATTCTTAATTTTAGTTATAATACTGCCTATACTTACTGGAAAAAGAACTCAATGCGGACTATTTTGTCCCTTCGGAGCCTTCCAATCCTTTTCTAATAAAATAAATATATTTGAAATAAGAATAGATAAAAATAAATGTTTAAATTGCAAAAAGTGTGTAAGAGAATGTCCAACTTACTCAATAGATGAGAACAGTCTTGCAAATGGAAAAGCTTTAATTACCTGTACCAAATGCGGAAAATGTATAGATACTTGTCCTGCTTCTGCTGTATCTTATCACATAAAAGGTACAAAAACAGGTGTGAAAACTAATTTATCCAGATATTTATTTCTCTATCCTGCATATATTTTTGCACTTACAATTGGTGGTGGGACTATGATTAAGGGAGTATATAGACTTTTAAGACTTATAACTACAGGCAGCTTTTTTTAGAAGTAATTAAATAATAAAAAGAAAGGCGGATTAAAAATGATCAAATTGAAAGCTTTTTTAGGGTATACTGCTGCTGTTTTATCCTTATTTGTAGTACTAGCCACTTTTATAGCTACTGACTTCTGGGCTAAAGAGTTTGTTAATATAACTTCAATAAAAGTTTCTCCTATATATACTGGCGGTGAAGTAAATAAGACTATTTCTTTCAAGGATTATAACATAAAAATACACAAACCTGTATTTCAGGGTCTTTTTTCTGATAGATCTAAAGGCTTTGTTGAAATTGATTATACAGGTAAAAATATACCTAAAGTAATTTCTCAAAGTATAGATTTTGATGGGGATGGTAAGTATGATTTTTATATTAAATACGACACTAAAAATGATAAATCTCAATTTAAATCTTTAAATAAAAATGTAGTTTCTCTGCAGGGAGTATATAAAATAACGACTGGATATGCTGTCAGAGTAAATTTAAAAAAGTAGATAACATAAGAAGTAAGGTTCACATAGAGTTTTGAACCTTACTTTTATTTAGTTACTTTTTGACACATTTAATGATTTCCTCTTAGTTGCTTCTTCTTATTTATAAGTTTTAAATTGAACTTCAAATATTTTTTATAGGAATAGTAGCAAAAACTCATTCCTAAAAATTCCGCTGATATTAAAATTGAGGCTAATGTCACTGTTACAATTTTTTCATCATAAACTAAATAGTTATATAAGGATGGTATATATGAAATAACTCCTATTATAACAAACACTGCTAAAAAAGATAATTTTGCATCAATTTGTTTTATCCCAAGCATATAAATGAATACAAACCTGGAAATTGTTCCGATAACACCACCAAGTATACAAGATATAATTAATATAGACGCAACTACGCCATTCATATTTACAACCGTTACTTGGCACATACCAACAAATAATCCAATAAATACAGATATTATTAAGTTAAATAAAAAGTCTTTTACGTTTTCCTTCATATTCAA contains:
- a CDS encoding sulfite exporter TauE/SafE family protein, translating into MFKGFILGLSSGGYCLASCIPVFVPYILSEDKKTKWNFICLSKFMLGRLLGYILFAILAWITGNFIIKQSHFKGIIFALSYIFLSFTLIVYTFSKSHRFCNIKYFSKFSNYSNKEKGFTTVVLLGFLTGINVCPPFILAFSDAAFFTNILSSILYFAAFFVGTAVYFIPIPFIGVLKGKQIKLIGQMCSLIIGVFYMYSGIMMLFKEMMLN
- a CDS encoding 4Fe-4S binding protein yields the protein MNNLETKKIAETSTGKKFAKSVAACIPILLLSIVLLSGGSSLPKEPLMRISFSIGYVFINIIFFLMVYTKKTYKYRRIFFVIYALLFAVSFMTNLIELRGSIFYNESTFINGETPFCHMVIPMIIIPAALTKTIIFPGSLLTGFASIASMIVIWLGASIAFGRGFCSWACFYGGFDEGCSLLCKKPKLKINRKWTYLSFAILISIVLLSAATLAPVYCDWLCPFKAVTEAEQITSTIVLIKTIVFYSLFLILVIILPILTGKRTQCGLFCPFGAFQSFSNKINIFEIRIDKNKCLNCKKCVRECPTYSIDENSLANGKALITCTKCGKCIDTCPASAVSYHIKGTKTGVKTNLSRYLFLYPAYIFALTIGGGTMIKGVYRLLRLITTGSFF